One window of Pseudacidobacterium ailaaui genomic DNA carries:
- the thiL gene encoding thiamine-phosphate kinase, giving the protein MPVTGEQAFIASVRRRAGGSGHVRTGIGDDCAVLRAPQGSEILVTTDFSLEQVHFRRDWHPPESAGHRCLARGLSDLAAMGARPLAAFLSLALPPECTGAWARRFLNGLLSLARRHKVPLAGGDTAQSPTGRPEGLVLADIVLIGAAPQGAALLRSGARAGDILYLTGALGGAAAELLALGRAPEAFQRQTRAVAGHPHLYPMPRLGIGAALLAGKMATAAIDVSDGLSTDLAHLCDESGLAAEIHESALPIHPLARKAEADGWVPSALHLALNGGEDYELLFTAPPEKKIPSRLAGVSIHAIGAMTRRDRGKPRITLTRPDGKRMQVRASGWEHFVTSRR; this is encoded by the coding sequence TTGCCTGTTACCGGCGAGCAGGCATTCATCGCCTCGGTCCGCAGGCGCGCGGGCGGCTCAGGCCATGTGCGCACCGGCATCGGGGACGACTGCGCGGTTCTCCGCGCCCCTCAGGGCAGCGAAATTCTGGTGACGACGGATTTTTCTTTGGAGCAGGTGCACTTCCGCCGCGACTGGCACCCTCCAGAATCAGCCGGGCACCGTTGCCTGGCCCGTGGGCTGAGCGATCTGGCTGCCATGGGGGCCAGGCCGCTGGCGGCCTTTCTTTCGCTGGCCCTTCCGCCGGAATGCACCGGTGCCTGGGCCCGCCGATTTCTAAATGGGCTGCTCTCACTGGCCCGGCGGCACAAGGTCCCTCTGGCTGGCGGCGATACGGCGCAATCGCCCACGGGCCGCCCGGAAGGGCTGGTCCTGGCCGATATTGTTCTGATTGGGGCGGCCCCTCAGGGGGCGGCGCTGTTGCGCTCCGGGGCCCGGGCCGGAGACATTCTTTACCTGACCGGGGCGCTGGGCGGAGCTGCGGCCGAGCTGCTGGCCCTGGGCCGCGCACCCGAGGCTTTTCAGAGGCAGACCCGTGCCGTCGCCGGGCATCCGCACCTGTATCCTATGCCGCGCCTGGGCATCGGGGCAGCATTGCTGGCCGGGAAAATGGCCACCGCGGCCATCGATGTGAGCGACGGTCTTTCCACAGACCTCGCGCACCTTTGTGACGAGTCCGGCCTGGCCGCCGAGATTCACGAATCCGCACTGCCCATCCACCCGCTGGCCCGTAAGGCCGAGGCCGATGGGTGGGTGCCCTCGGCCCTGCATCTGGCCCTGAATGGCGGCGAAGACTACGAATTGCTCTTTACCGCTCCTCCCGAAAAAAAAATCCCCTCACGTCTCGCCGGAGTTTCCATTCATGCCATCGGTGCGATGACCCGGCGTGACCGGGGGAAACCGCGCATCACCCTCACTCGGCCGGATGGAAAGCGCATGCAGGTGCGCGCCTCCGGATGGGAACACTTCGTTACAAGTCGCAGGTAG
- a CDS encoding TonB-dependent receptor produces MEQQVVCSAVRRECSLRPAPLSYLIVLVGLILFFFPLRQTQAQAVYGSVFGTVTDSTGAVVPNATVTVTDVSKGTSQQVQTNASGNYTVTHLIPDTYKITVAASGFAQAEADGIAVAADTSPQVNLTLQPAGAAQTVTVTTEAPPLKTDRADVAQVLDSRQIQDLPNLDRNFSQFTLLTPGVQRASFNIAPTENPQGTVATESNGSNYGTVGWLLDGTDNREPVLGLIVINPTLDSISEMKVTSQDYPAEFGGAVGGIVTAQTRSGSNTLHGDVFEFRRSDAQEARDPFTQYQRDPVTGRFIPSSLYNQFGGSLGGPVLKDKAFFFLDYQGVRQRVGTSVQQNVPSMTVRNTCLTGTGTCDLSEYARQIYDPNTGQTYAANAVPASAISPQAINLLKQLPAPQSSGIVNNYVASGNGSNNGDQADLRLDHQVTANLHAFGRYDYANYRLFGAPVFGLAGGTGFGIGNTTGNDQVQNQSVAAGFDWAIHPNLLTDFRFGFLDYHVSQNKYDVGTTPATAAGIPNLNTGAADTSGSPSYDFLDGTLSNFGTQGCNCPLLESEQVFQLVNNWTKIVGNHSFRFGGDIRYAFNLRNASDYNRSGQLTFSQQSTVVTDASGNVVPGSGSDLASLLLGDVGQFQRFDVYSNTAANRQKRGAFYAQDDWRIRPNFTLNYGVRWDIVFPETVNRPGMGGFTDMSTGNIRVAGFGPYGTNANENVDLTNLGGHLGFAWQAKPGTVFRGAVAQVYDDVGFFGTIFGSVLTHNIPVVNVENNNQASTIHGVAYTLTSIPAKPAPFVIPSNGLIPIPANVSPQVRPNTLVLPKVDQWNLSLQQQITNNMTLTLAYVGNVAERIYPGETYGFNMNEPVLPTTPAQLADRDARRPYYNRFTNTYLGQTVLCCSQDITSVAPSARANYNSLQTTLEKRFSSGVQFVANYTWSKAMNYGSTYFAQNPRVEYGPTDTNRNHVFVLSGLYELPFGKNKPWLNTSNRWINYAVGGWQLAGTTTWESGLPFTPTYAECAQDQDIDTNFSTPGASSDCRPDKVPGGSIAMQVGSLNPATHSRSYFSPVAALTSAGASSGPFVRPAFGTIGNIGRNSFRGPNDYFADASLFKNFDITERVKGQFQFQAFNVFNHVPLGLPSASDARCIDCSAGGVITSVDGAIYGSGQPYMRQLQFGARVQF; encoded by the coding sequence ATGGAACAGCAGGTAGTATGCTCTGCTGTGCGCAGGGAGTGTTCTCTGCGCCCAGCTCCATTGTCCTATCTCATTGTCCTTGTTGGATTAATTCTTTTCTTCTTCCCTCTCCGTCAGACGCAGGCACAGGCCGTCTATGGTTCCGTTTTTGGAACCGTGACGGACAGCACCGGGGCCGTTGTCCCGAATGCAACTGTGACGGTGACAGATGTTAGCAAAGGCACCTCCCAGCAGGTGCAAACCAATGCAAGTGGTAACTATACAGTAACCCATCTGATTCCTGATACCTATAAGATCACAGTGGCCGCATCCGGTTTTGCGCAGGCTGAAGCTGACGGGATTGCAGTCGCTGCGGACACCTCACCGCAGGTCAATCTGACGCTCCAGCCAGCCGGGGCCGCGCAGACGGTCACGGTCACGACCGAGGCGCCGCCGCTCAAGACCGACCGCGCCGATGTGGCCCAGGTGCTGGACAGCCGCCAGATCCAGGACCTTCCAAATCTGGACCGCAACTTCAGCCAGTTCACCCTTTTGACCCCCGGTGTACAGAGGGCCAGCTTCAATATTGCTCCCACTGAAAACCCGCAGGGAACCGTGGCCACTGAGAGCAATGGCAGCAACTATGGTACTGTGGGCTGGCTGCTGGATGGCACAGACAATCGCGAGCCGGTGTTGGGACTGATTGTGATTAATCCCACGCTGGACTCGATCAGCGAGATGAAGGTCACCTCACAGGACTATCCGGCAGAATTTGGCGGGGCTGTCGGTGGTATCGTAACGGCGCAGACGCGCTCCGGCAGCAACACGTTGCATGGCGATGTCTTCGAGTTCCGCCGCAGCGATGCGCAGGAGGCCCGAGACCCCTTTACACAGTACCAGCGTGATCCGGTAACGGGGCGCTTCATTCCAAGCTCGCTGTATAACCAGTTTGGCGGCTCGCTGGGCGGTCCTGTCCTCAAGGACAAGGCCTTTTTCTTCCTGGACTATCAGGGCGTGCGGCAGCGCGTAGGAACTTCGGTTCAGCAGAACGTGCCCAGCATGACGGTGCGCAATACCTGCCTGACCGGCACGGGGACCTGCGACCTGAGCGAGTACGCGAGACAGATCTATGACCCGAACACCGGGCAGACCTATGCTGCCAATGCAGTCCCCGCCTCGGCCATTTCTCCGCAGGCCATCAACCTGCTCAAGCAGCTGCCTGCTCCGCAGAGCTCGGGCATTGTGAATAACTATGTGGCTTCAGGGAACGGCAGCAACAATGGCGACCAGGCGGACCTCCGGCTGGACCATCAGGTGACCGCCAATCTGCACGCCTTTGGACGCTATGATTATGCCAACTACCGACTCTTTGGTGCGCCCGTCTTTGGTTTGGCTGGCGGCACGGGATTCGGAATTGGAAATACTACCGGCAATGACCAGGTGCAGAACCAGAGCGTGGCCGCAGGCTTTGACTGGGCCATTCACCCCAACTTGCTGACCGACTTCCGCTTCGGTTTTCTTGACTACCATGTCTCCCAGAACAAGTACGACGTGGGGACGACTCCGGCCACAGCGGCCGGCATTCCGAATCTGAACACCGGCGCGGCGGACACCTCCGGCTCACCCTCCTATGACTTTCTGGACGGCACCCTTTCCAACTTTGGTACGCAGGGCTGCAATTGCCCGCTGCTGGAAAGCGAGCAGGTCTTCCAGTTGGTCAATAACTGGACAAAGATTGTAGGCAACCACTCCTTCCGTTTCGGTGGGGACATCCGTTACGCCTTCAACCTGCGTAACGCCAGCGACTACAACCGATCCGGACAACTGACCTTCAGCCAGCAGTCTACGGTGGTGACGGACGCCTCAGGAAATGTCGTGCCGGGTTCAGGCTCTGACCTGGCCTCGCTGCTATTGGGGGACGTAGGTCAGTTCCAGCGATTTGACGTCTACAGCAACACAGCAGCCAACCGGCAGAAGCGTGGCGCTTTTTATGCGCAGGATGACTGGCGTATCCGGCCCAACTTTACGCTGAATTATGGCGTCCGCTGGGACATTGTCTTTCCGGAGACCGTCAATCGCCCGGGCATGGGCGGATTCACGGACATGAGCACCGGCAATATCCGCGTGGCCGGATTCGGCCCCTATGGCACCAACGCCAACGAGAATGTAGACCTCACCAACCTGGGCGGCCATCTGGGTTTCGCCTGGCAGGCCAAGCCGGGGACCGTCTTCCGCGGTGCTGTAGCGCAGGTCTATGACGATGTTGGCTTCTTCGGCACCATCTTCGGCAGCGTGCTCACACACAACATCCCCGTCGTAAACGTGGAGAACAATAATCAGGCTTCCACCATCCACGGGGTGGCTTATACGCTGACCTCTATTCCGGCCAAGCCGGCGCCGTTTGTCATTCCTTCCAATGGATTGATTCCGATTCCAGCCAACGTCAGTCCGCAGGTACGGCCGAATACGCTGGTTCTGCCCAAGGTGGACCAATGGAACCTGAGCCTCCAGCAACAGATCACCAACAACATGACCCTGACCCTGGCCTATGTAGGCAATGTGGCCGAGCGCATCTACCCGGGTGAGACGTACGGTTTCAACATGAATGAACCGGTACTGCCCACTACCCCGGCACAGCTTGCTGACCGCGATGCGCGGCGGCCCTACTACAACCGCTTCACCAATACGTACCTTGGCCAGACGGTCCTCTGCTGCAGCCAGGACATTACCTCGGTCGCGCCTTCCGCACGCGCAAATTACAACTCGCTGCAAACGACCCTGGAGAAGCGTTTCTCCAGCGGAGTGCAATTTGTGGCGAACTACACCTGGTCCAAAGCCATGAACTATGGCTCGACTTACTTCGCCCAGAATCCCCGGGTGGAGTATGGTCCTACAGACACCAACCGCAATCACGTCTTTGTTCTGAGCGGACTCTATGAGCTGCCCTTTGGCAAAAACAAGCCATGGCTGAACACCAGCAACCGTTGGATCAATTACGCTGTGGGTGGCTGGCAGCTTGCCGGTACGACCACCTGGGAGAGCGGCCTTCCCTTTACTCCGACATATGCCGAGTGCGCCCAGGACCAGGACATCGACACGAACTTCAGCACCCCTGGAGCATCAAGCGACTGTCGTCCGGATAAGGTTCCGGGAGGCTCCATTGCCATGCAGGTAGGCTCCCTGAATCCGGCAACACACAGTCGCAGCTACTTTTCTCCCGTGGCTGCGCTCACGTCCGCTGGTGCCTCTTCCGGACCCTTTGTGCGCCCGGCTTTTGGCACCATCGGCAATATCGGAAGAAATTCCTTCCGTGGGCCGAATGACTACTTTGCCGATGCCTCACTGTTCAAGAACTTCGATATTACGGAGCGCGTGAAGGGGCAGTTCCAGTTCCAGGCATTTAACGTCTTTAACCATGTTCCGCTTGGCTTGCCGAGCGCGTCCGATGCGCGCTGCATTGACTGCTCGGCCGGTGGCGTCATCACCAGTGTGGACGGCGCCATCTATGGCAGTGGGCAACCATACATGCGCCAGTTGCAGTTCGGGGCGCGTGTGCAGTTCTAA
- a CDS encoding acyl-CoA dehydrogenase, whose amino-acid sequence MSEAVPLTQLNEDEELFRSTVREFARQTIGPLVRQMDEEQHLAPELLPQLFSLGLMGIEVPAEYGGSGGTFFEAVLAVEEISSVDPAVGVLVDVQNTLCVNALLHWGTLEQQKTYLPRLATETVGAYALSEAGSGSDAFALKMRAERRGEHYVLNGQKLWITNAREAGIFILFATLDPAAGYKGITAFLVEKDTPGFSVGKKEDKLGIRASSTCELVLEDCRVPVQNVLGEPGKGYKIAIETLNEGRIGIGAQMLGLAEGAWNCAAKYALERKQFGRPIAEFQAVQFALAEMATEIEAARLLVYNAARLKDAKQSFVREAAMAKYYASQVAERVASQAVEIYGGYGFVKDYPVEKFYRDAKIGKIYEGTSNMQLATIARQVLGGLKT is encoded by the coding sequence ATGTCTGAAGCTGTTCCACTGACGCAACTCAATGAAGACGAAGAGCTCTTTCGCTCCACAGTGCGCGAGTTTGCGCGGCAGACCATTGGTCCGCTGGTGCGCCAAATGGATGAAGAGCAGCATCTGGCCCCGGAGCTACTGCCACAACTTTTCAGCCTGGGGCTGATGGGCATTGAGGTGCCCGCAGAGTATGGCGGCAGCGGCGGCACTTTTTTTGAGGCCGTCCTGGCCGTAGAAGAAATCTCTTCCGTGGACCCGGCGGTTGGCGTGCTGGTGGATGTGCAGAACACCCTCTGCGTGAATGCGCTTCTGCACTGGGGCACCCTTGAACAACAGAAAACCTACCTGCCGCGACTGGCTACTGAGACCGTAGGGGCCTATGCACTCTCTGAGGCCGGCTCAGGCTCCGATGCGTTTGCCCTGAAGATGCGTGCGGAACGACGTGGGGAACACTATGTACTGAACGGGCAAAAACTCTGGATCACGAACGCTCGGGAGGCGGGGATCTTCATCCTCTTTGCGACTCTGGATCCTGCTGCCGGATACAAGGGGATTACGGCCTTTCTGGTCGAGAAGGACACGCCTGGCTTTTCTGTCGGGAAAAAAGAAGACAAACTGGGCATCCGCGCTTCCTCTACCTGCGAGCTGGTGCTTGAGGACTGCCGCGTGCCCGTCCAGAATGTGCTTGGCGAGCCGGGCAAGGGATACAAGATCGCCATTGAAACGCTCAATGAGGGCCGGATCGGCATTGGCGCGCAGATGCTTGGACTGGCAGAGGGTGCATGGAACTGTGCGGCAAAATATGCGCTGGAGCGGAAACAGTTTGGAAGGCCGATTGCGGAGTTTCAGGCAGTGCAGTTTGCGCTGGCAGAGATGGCAACGGAGATTGAAGCGGCCCGCCTGCTTGTTTACAACGCAGCACGACTTAAGGATGCCAAGCAGAGCTTTGTCCGGGAAGCCGCCATGGCCAAGTATTATGCTTCCCAGGTTGCGGAGCGCGTCGCCAGCCAGGCGGTTGAGATTTATGGCGGCTACGGATTTGTCAAAGACTATCCAGTGGAAAAGTTCTACCGGGACGCAAAGATTGGCAAGATCTATGAGGGCACTTCCAACATGCAGCTGGCCACCATTGCCAGGCAGGTCCTGGGCGGGCTGAAAACATAA
- a CDS encoding DNA-formamidopyrimidine glycosylase codes for MPELPEVETVARGVHERVRGNVIESAWFSSMPEPFKTKPAAMVRLLTGKKIDRVYRVGKHIVFDLSQQTQWIVHLGMTGRLLVCDPVAAIPKHTHAILRLSSGRELRFVDARRFGRLEARKNDPFTGPGREPLTISPEDFAALFRGRKTSIKAALLDQKLLHGVGNIYADEGLFRAGIRPTRRAGRLGREQLFRLHGALQSVLREAIRLGGSSVSDYVDAEGVKGFFQLEHKVYLRGGRPCLVCGTEIRRTLLAGRGTHYCPTCQR; via the coding sequence ATGCCGGAACTTCCCGAAGTCGAAACGGTCGCCCGCGGTGTGCATGAGCGTGTGCGCGGGAATGTAATTGAGTCGGCCTGGTTCAGTTCCATGCCGGAACCATTCAAGACCAAACCGGCCGCTATGGTCCGCTTGCTGACGGGGAAGAAGATTGATCGCGTATATCGTGTCGGCAAGCACATCGTTTTCGACCTGTCGCAGCAGACGCAATGGATCGTGCATCTGGGCATGACCGGACGTTTGCTGGTCTGCGACCCCGTCGCCGCCATTCCAAAACACACACACGCCATTTTGCGGCTCAGCTCCGGCCGTGAGTTGCGGTTCGTGGATGCACGTCGCTTCGGACGGCTGGAAGCCCGGAAGAATGACCCCTTTACCGGTCCCGGCAGGGAACCTCTTACCATTTCCCCCGAGGACTTCGCCGCCCTCTTCCGCGGGCGAAAGACCAGCATCAAAGCTGCGCTTCTGGACCAGAAGCTGCTGCATGGCGTAGGCAATATCTATGCGGATGAGGGCCTCTTCCGCGCCGGAATCCGTCCCACACGACGCGCTGGGCGTCTGGGCCGCGAGCAGCTGTTCCGGCTGCATGGCGCACTGCAGTCTGTGCTTAGGGAGGCCATCCGTCTGGGAGGATCTTCGGTGTCAGACTATGTGGATGCCGAGGGAGTCAAAGGCTTCTTCCAGCTTGAGCATAAGGTCTATCTCCGGGGCGGCAGGCCCTGTCTGGTCTGCGGTACTGAGATTCGTAGGACGCTCCTGGCCGGTCGCGGGACCCATTATTGCCCCACCTGCCAAAGATAG
- a CDS encoding substrate-binding domain-containing protein, translating into MHTVQKALLLPLTFALLSGCQRHSTSEKFYLVSNNLRLTYWQTAASGFNRAAAQYHVKAFVVGPDNYDPQAELTALQNAIAARPAGILISVADAASFTPAINSAMDAGIPVITMDSDAPHSHRLFFIGTNNLEAGHLGGQRVVDKLPGGKGNVVFFTMPGQPNLDERFKGYQDIFSEHPGIRTVEVVDIKGQPTAAFDKTQQYLAKTGADRIDAFICLEASAGREVGAVLADHKVTDRLVVAMDVDPDTLGLIRSGVIDATVAQKPYTMGYFGLKALDQIYHDGPKSFRSDYSVDVFSPFPVFVDTGTAVVDKVNVDLYADSLAQANR; encoded by the coding sequence ATGCATACGGTCCAGAAAGCGCTTCTGCTTCCACTGACCTTCGCACTGCTTTCCGGGTGCCAGCGCCATTCCACTTCAGAGAAGTTTTACCTGGTCTCCAACAATCTGAGACTCACCTACTGGCAGACCGCCGCATCTGGGTTCAACCGGGCAGCGGCGCAATACCACGTGAAGGCCTTTGTTGTGGGACCAGACAACTACGATCCGCAGGCGGAGCTTACGGCATTGCAGAACGCCATTGCTGCCCGGCCCGCCGGGATCCTCATCTCAGTTGCCGATGCGGCCAGTTTTACGCCTGCGATCAACTCTGCAATGGATGCGGGCATTCCCGTCATCACGATGGATTCCGATGCTCCGCACAGCCACAGGTTGTTTTTTATCGGGACGAACAATCTGGAAGCAGGACATCTGGGCGGTCAGCGTGTCGTAGACAAACTTCCCGGAGGAAAGGGCAATGTGGTCTTTTTCACCATGCCCGGCCAGCCCAATCTGGACGAGCGCTTCAAGGGCTATCAGGACATCTTTAGCGAGCATCCGGGAATCCGCACCGTGGAGGTAGTGGACATCAAGGGACAGCCCACAGCGGCCTTCGACAAGACCCAGCAATATCTCGCAAAGACTGGGGCCGACCGCATCGACGCATTCATCTGTCTGGAAGCCTCGGCGGGCAGGGAAGTCGGCGCCGTCCTTGCAGACCACAAAGTCACCGACCGCTTGGTGGTGGCCATGGACGTCGACCCGGACACCCTGGGCCTGATCCGGAGCGGAGTCATTGACGCCACAGTGGCGCAGAAGCCTTACACCATGGGGTATTTTGGGCTGAAGGCGCTGGACCAGATCTACCATGACGGCCCGAAGAGCTTCCGCAGCGATTACAGCGTCGATGTGTTTTCGCCTTTTCCTGTGTTTGTGGATACCGGCACGGCCGTTGTAGACAAGGTAAATGTCGATCTGTACGCAGACTCATTGGCACAGGCAAACAGGTAA